The sequence CGGTTGTCGGCGGCCGAGTCGGTTCGGTCGGCCGTTTCGCGCTCGTCGGTCGCCGTCGCCGCGTCGATCGATTCGAACGCGAACCGTTCGGGGCGAACGACCGCCGACACGCGATCCCCGACCGCGGCAGTACCTGTGTTACCCGCGGTAATCTGCAGGTCTCCCGCATCCACGGTGACTCCATCGTCGTCCGCCGCGACGACCTCCCCGTCGAAGACGTTCGCGGTCCCGAGAAAATCGGCGACGAAGCGGGTCTCGGGGTGGTCGTATACCTCCTCCGGTGGCCCGACCTGCTCGAACGTCCCTGCGTTCATCACGGCGATGCGATCGGACATCGTCAGCGCCTCCTCCTGGTTGTGCGTGACGAAGACGGTGGTAATCCCGACGTCCTGCTGGATACGGCGTAACTCGACTTGCATCTGCTCGCGCAGTTTCTTGTCGAGGCTCGCTAGCGGTTCGTCTAGCAACAGGGCATCGGGTTTCGGTGCCAGTGCCCGCGCCAGCGCGATCCGCTGTTGCTGGCCGCCGGAGAGCTGTTCGGGATAGCGTTCGCCGAGCTCCGGTAGCTCCACCAGTTCGAGCATCTCCGCGACGCGAGCGTCGATCTCCTCGCGGTCGTATCCGCCTTCGGCTTCCATGCCGTAGGCAACGTTCTCCGCGACGGTCAGGTGTGGGAACAACGCGAAATCCTGGAAGACCATTCCCGTGTGTCGCTCGTACGGTGGCACGTCCGTGACGTCCTGGCCCGCGATGTGGACCCGCCCCGACGTCGGCATTTCGAAGCCGGCGATCGTTCGCAGGGTGGTCGTCTTCCCACAGCCCGAGGGGCCGACGAGCGTGACGAACTCGCCGCTCTTGATCTCGAGGTCGATACCGTCGACGGCGAGCACATCGCTCCCGTACCGCTTCGTGATTCCCGTGAGTGAAATTCCGCTCATTCACTACTCGATGAGGAACTCGTTCCAGCGCTCTTTGACCCAGTCTTCTTGCTCGACGTAGAGTTCGTACTTCGGCACGATGGCCGCTCCGGGACCGGGGCCGGCGATCGTCTCGTACATGTCGTCGTCGATCTCGGAGTACTGGCGTTCGATGGTTGGACTCGTGTAGAGGTTCTCGGCGATCCGGTCCTGGATCGATGGCTGGCTGGCGAAGTCGATGAACTCTCTGGCCTGCTCGGTCAGGTCCGTCGAGGCCAGCGTCACCCAGTGGCCGGAGTCCAGGATGGACCCCTCCTCGACGAAGTTGGACTGCACGGGGGCCCCTTCGTCCTGCATGACCAGCGTGACGTCGTTGTACAGCATCCCGGCGGGGACCTCGGCATCCCGGAGTCGCTGTTGGAAGTCCGCCTCGTTCTCGTACCAGAAGTTGGCCTGTGGCTTGACCTCCTCGAGTTTCTCCAGGACCTCGAGGACGCCGTCCTGGGTGTCGAGGATCTCTTTCCCGTCGAAGTGAACCGTGGCGGTCACCTCGAGCAAAAAGGAGTTCGACGCGTAGCTGAGCAGGCCGAGTTGATCCTCGTACTGGTCGTCCCAGAGCGCCTGCCAGGTGTCGATCGGTTCCTCGATGACCTCCGTGTTCTGGACGAGGTTGATGTACCACGACAGCGCCCCGATGCTGGGGATACCGTCGTCCGTCTCCTTGACCAGCCCGTCGCTGATGTACTGGAGGTTCTCGAACTCGTCGCCGCCCCACAGGTGCCAGAGGTCGGAGTTCATTCCCTTGAGGACGCCGGTGTTCGACATGATCGCGACGTCGACCGGCGCCTCGCCGGCCGAGACCGCGTTCTCGTACTGTGTCAGGGCCTCCTCCGCCGTCGGCGAGGCCTCCGATTCCACCTCGTAGTCGACCTCCTCGCTGAACGGAGCGAACAGCTGTTCGTCCAGAACTTCCTTGAACACGCCGCCGTAGACGGCGACGGTCAGCGGGCCGCTCGGTTCGTCACCGCCGAGACCGGCACACCCCGCAAGCCCCGAGAGGGCGATGGCGCCGGTCCCCGCGGCAGTCGTCTTGAGGAACTCACGTCGACCGAAAGAATGCGTCTCTGGCATGATTTCGTTACCTTGAGACACAATCACAGGGTTTGGTACATAAGCCTTGCCTCCTCCGCCGTGCGGTTCCGCCGCCTGACGCACCGACGAGCGGGACCAGCCGGGGCAAGGCTCAAGCGCCCGCTCGCCGAACCCTGGGGCATGACCGACGACTCCTGGCAGGACCGCGTGGTTGGTGCCCGGATGGCGGTGGACTCGGATTTCGAAGACCGCGTCACTGGCTCATCCTTTTCCAGACAGCAGTGGAGTCTCATCATGACGGCGACGGCGTTCGAGATCGTGGACGCCGACGACCCCGACAGGGCCCGCATCGTCGCCAACACCGACGAACTCGATGCGATCCTCCCGGAACTCGACGAGATCGAACGACAGATGGGGGCGATGGCCGGGAGGGACTCGAACCAAACGGCCGCGGGAGATGGACTATTCGGCTCCATCGCCAGCGCACTCGGCCTCAACAATGGCGACGGGTCAGACGACGACGCAGCCCGGCGTGCGGAGGCGATCGATCTGGTGGAAGCGTATGCAACCCAACTCCAGGACCACCTCGAAGCGAACGGCCGGTGGGAAGAGATTCGGGAGATGGCAGCGTCGGCAGACGATAGCGAGTGAGGGCGCCGGCACCGTTGCTGGCAATGTCTCGGCAGCCACCGGAGAACGATCAGGGTCTGCTTCGAGGCATCGTCGCGGTGACGGTCGTCCCGGAATCGTCGGAGGAAACCGCGAAGTCGCCGCCAAATCGTTCGATGATGGTCATCGAGATGTGAAGGCCCGTCCCGGGCGAGAGCGAATCGAGGAACGCGTCGCTCTCTTCTACCCCCAACCCAGGCCCGTTGTCCTCGATCTGAACCGTCACGTCGTCCTGGGTGTTCGAAAATACGGACACCTCGACTTCGGGGTCGCGCGCGTCGTTGTGTTCGATCGCATTGGTCACGAGATTCACGAATGCCCGAGATAGTAACTCGTTTGCTCGCACGTACATCGACGAATCGGGCGTCTGGACGCTGATCGTTGCCTCGGGATGGCTGTGCTGGACGTCCGCGACCACCTCCGCTACGATATCGACGACGTCCATCTGCAGGAGAAGTTTATCTGACGTCAACTGGCTAACCGATGTCGAAACCGCTTCAATCTCTTCGACGTGACGCTCGATCGTCTCCACCTCCTCGAGGACAGCGGGGTCCTCACTGGTGGTCTTGATTAGATCAATTCGACCATAGAGGACCGTCAGAATGTTCGGGATGTCGTGTCCGACCAGGTAGTTCAACAGCTGGAACCGATCTCGGTCCGCCTCGATCCGGTCGATGTACTCGGTCAGTTCGGCGGTCATCGTGGAGAGCAGCTGCCCGAACCGTCCAGGGACCTGCTCGTCGAGGACGGGGTCGTCGAACTCCTGGGAGGCGAGTGCGGTCGCCTGGTCGGCGACCAACTGGAGGTTGTCGACCATCGCAGCGAACGCGGACACCAGCTCCGCAATTTCGTCGTCGTGTCTCGTGGTGGGGGTGGTCGTCTGGATCTCACCGTTTGCAATGTCTGTCGCCGCGGCTTCGAGGCCCGCTATCGGTTCCAGGAGATCCCGTCTGACGATCAGAACCGTGTTGGCGAACGCAACGATCGCGAAGACGAACAGCACCGCGGCGAGGTCGACCCGCAGTGGACCGGTGAAAAATAGCGGGATTGCGGCCTGGCCGATCGAGACGACGAACTGGATGCCCACCGCCACGAGAATTTTAT is a genomic window of Halanaeroarchaeum sp. HSR-CO containing:
- a CDS encoding PotD/PotF family extracellular solute-binding protein, with the protein product MPETHSFGRREFLKTTAAGTGAIALSGLAGCAGLGGDEPSGPLTVAVYGGVFKEVLDEQLFAPFSEEVDYEVESEASPTAEEALTQYENAVSAGEAPVDVAIMSNTGVLKGMNSDLWHLWGGDEFENLQYISDGLVKETDDGIPSIGALSWYINLVQNTEVIEEPIDTWQALWDDQYEDQLGLLSYASNSFLLEVTATVHFDGKEILDTQDGVLEVLEKLEEVKPQANFWYENEADFQQRLRDAEVPAGMLYNDVTLVMQDEGAPVQSNFVEEGSILDSGHWVTLASTDLTEQAREFIDFASQPSIQDRIAENLYTSPTIERQYSEIDDDMYETIAGPGPGAAIVPKYELYVEQEDWVKERWNEFLIE
- a CDS encoding ABC transporter ATP-binding protein, producing the protein MSGISLTGITKRYGSDVLAVDGIDLEIKSGEFVTLVGPSGCGKTTTLRTIAGFEMPTSGRVHIAGQDVTDVPPYERHTGMVFQDFALFPHLTVAENVAYGMEAEGGYDREEIDARVAEMLELVELPELGERYPEQLSGGQQQRIALARALAPKPDALLLDEPLASLDKKLREQMQVELRRIQQDVGITTVFVTHNQEEALTMSDRIAVMNAGTFEQVGPPEEVYDHPETRFVADFLGTANVFDGEVVAADDDGVTVDAGDLQITAGNTGTAAVGDRVSAVVRPERFAFESIDAATATDERETADRTDSAADNRYTGEITFKRHLGSSVEYRLETEHGRELIVVRQSGSTRRSPGDRVAVSVDRADCRIVTG
- a CDS encoding DUF5799 family protein, producing the protein MTDDSWQDRVVGARMAVDSDFEDRVTGSSFSRQQWSLIMTATAFEIVDADDPDRARIVANTDELDAILPELDEIERQMGAMAGRDSNQTAAGDGLFGSIASALGLNNGDGSDDDAARRAEAIDLVEAYATQLQDHLEANGRWEEIREMAASADDSE
- a CDS encoding ATP-binding protein; this encodes MSLVSRYEAGLWWTIEALGISESIRDKILVAVGIQFVVSIGQAAIPLFFTGPLRVDLAAVLFVFAIVAFANTVLIVRRDLLEPIAGLEAAATDIANGEIQTTTPTTRHDDEIAELVSAFAAMVDNLQLVADQATALASQEFDDPVLDEQVPGRFGQLLSTMTAELTEYIDRIEADRDRFQLLNYLVGHDIPNILTVLYGRIDLIKTTSEDPAVLEEVETIERHVEEIEAVSTSVSQLTSDKLLLQMDVVDIVAEVVADVQHSHPEATISVQTPDSSMYVRANELLSRAFVNLVTNAIEHNDARDPEVEVSVFSNTQDDVTVQIEDNGPGLGVEESDAFLDSLSPGTGLHISMTIIERFGGDFAVSSDDSGTTVTATMPRSRP